A genome region from Ghiorsea bivora includes the following:
- a CDS encoding nuclease-related domain-containing protein, whose product MNFLPSIFDAVLPMALFGLAVFLLVSGFKLYQPILVGWLGELVIKGELSGLDENQYIQFHDVLLPIDGETTQIDHVLIVGDTCFVIETKAYAGWIYGKAHDKTWLQTFNKRAKFPFQNPIRQNHKHILAIKSCLKDLKVKGVVVFTHGKLKSPRIDGVLYAKELKQYILEQDVDKSFNNKPALQALQKVMITDKADHKAHVLRLQKKHGGRWRTPVAKTFILASIVMFIIASNINGSKSSHEVKQAYAPERIQAQPLAVVPKQVQKRVQQVEQKSVPLVAPVVKGFAKGKVMLAIGNDYKMLRVGETTHDGWTLQASENNTAMFTHISGQKVKVSLRGVEK is encoded by the coding sequence ATGAATTTCCTACCGTCCATTTTTGATGCAGTGTTACCCATGGCACTTTTTGGGCTAGCAGTTTTCTTACTGGTCTCTGGGTTTAAGCTTTATCAGCCTATTTTAGTGGGTTGGTTAGGTGAGTTGGTTATCAAAGGTGAACTATCAGGCTTAGATGAAAATCAGTATATCCAGTTTCATGATGTGCTTTTGCCTATTGATGGCGAAACGACGCAAATTGACCATGTTTTAATCGTGGGAGACACATGCTTTGTGATTGAAACCAAAGCCTATGCAGGATGGATATACGGCAAAGCGCATGATAAGACTTGGCTGCAAACATTTAACAAGCGTGCTAAGTTCCCATTTCAAAACCCAATCAGACAAAATCATAAACATATCCTTGCGATTAAATCGTGCCTCAAAGATTTGAAGGTTAAAGGAGTGGTGGTTTTCACTCATGGTAAACTTAAGAGCCCTAGAATTGATGGTGTTTTATATGCCAAAGAATTAAAACAATATATTCTTGAACAAGATGTAGATAAGTCTTTTAACAATAAACCTGCACTTCAAGCATTACAAAAAGTGATGATCACGGATAAGGCAGATCATAAGGCGCATGTGTTGCGGTTGCAGAAGAAACATGGGGGTCGGTGGCGTACACCTGTTGCCAAAACCTTTATATTGGCATCCATTGTTATGTTTATCATTGCTTCAAATATAAATGGTTCAAAATCCAGCCATGAGGTGAAACAGGCTTATGCTCCAGAGCGCATCCAAGCGCAGCCTCTGGCTGTTGTTCCAAAGCAAGTGCAAAAACGCGTTCAGCAGGTTGAGCAGAAAAGTGTTCCGTTGGTTGCGCCCGTGGTGAAAGGCTTTGCGAAAGGAAAGGTAATGCTAGCGATTGGCAATGATTATAAAATGTTACGTGTAGGGGAAACAACCCATGATGGTTGGACTTTGCAAGCTTCTGAAAATAATACAGCAATGTTTACACATATTTCAGGGCAAAAAGTAAAAGTATCCCTACGAGGAGTTGAGAAATGA
- a CDS encoding helix-turn-helix transcriptional regulator, whose product MSDTVMRQWMMLRMVPRSPSKISTIEIMNNLAAESFIISQRSIQRDLDKFSSIFPLECDDRSKPFGWSWRKDAPTIDIPGMDSHTALAFYLAEQHLEPILPRETVVKLNPHFLSAKKILNELSGDSGTTSWVNKVRVLRQGPDLSTPEIDAGVQEKVYTALLLNKRLEVQYKKRGATKAKDYTISPLALVLKNGIFYIPCTVFNYDDIRLMTLHRIKQATLTDAMIDSPENFDLDAYIQSGELSFQVGDMIKLTAIIDKDVAFHLGERKLSPDQTLEEQEDDTFLLQATVNDTSELRFWLRGYDEQIEVLEPKELRDDLYRSAQAQIKKYEASQG is encoded by the coding sequence ATGAGTGATACAGTAATGCGGCAATGGATGATGTTGCGGATGGTGCCAAGATCGCCGAGTAAAATCAGCACCATAGAAATTATGAATAACTTAGCAGCGGAAAGCTTCATAATTTCGCAACGCTCTATTCAACGCGATTTGGATAAGTTTTCATCCATTTTTCCGCTTGAATGTGATGATAGAAGTAAACCTTTTGGTTGGTCGTGGCGCAAAGATGCTCCTACGATCGATATTCCAGGCATGGATTCACACACTGCATTGGCATTCTATTTGGCAGAGCAACATCTTGAGCCGATTCTGCCACGAGAAACGGTAGTGAAATTAAATCCACACTTTTTATCGGCAAAAAAGATACTTAATGAACTTTCAGGTGATTCGGGAACTACATCTTGGGTGAATAAAGTGCGTGTACTGCGCCAAGGCCCTGATTTATCTACGCCAGAGATTGATGCAGGTGTGCAAGAGAAGGTTTACACAGCATTGCTGTTGAATAAACGCTTGGAAGTACAATATAAGAAGCGCGGCGCGACAAAAGCGAAGGATTATACGATTAGCCCGCTGGCGTTGGTGCTTAAAAATGGTATTTTTTATATTCCGTGTACCGTGTTTAATTATGACGATATTCGCTTGATGACATTGCACAGGATTAAACAAGCAACATTAACGGATGCGATGATTGATTCGCCTGAAAATTTTGACTTGGATGCGTATATCCAGTCGGGTGAGTTAAGTTTTCAAGTAGGTGATATGATAAAGCTTACAGCCATCATTGATAAGGATGTGGCATTCCATTTGGGTGAGCGCAAGCTTAGCCCAGACCAAACACTGGAAGAACAAGAGGATGACACATTTCTATTGCAAGCCACAGTGAATGATACTTCGGAGCTTCGGTTTTGGTTGCGTGGCTATGATGAGCAGATTGAAGTGCTTGAGCCTAAGGAGCTACGAGATGATTTATATCGAAGCGCTCAAGCGCAAATTAAGAAGTATGAAGCTAGCCAAGGTTGA